One Malania oleifera isolate guangnan ecotype guangnan chromosome 10, ASM2987363v1, whole genome shotgun sequence genomic region harbors:
- the LOC131167056 gene encoding chalcone--flavanone isomerase-like, whose product MASTPPVSGVQVESLLFPPTAKPPGSANTLFLGGAGARGLEIQGKFVKFTAIGVYLEDSAVPSLAVKWKGKSAEELTESVDFFRDIVTGPFEKFMQVTMILPLTGQQYSEKVTENCVAHWKAIESYTDAEAKAIEKFLEVFKDENFPPGSSILFTQSPLGSLTISFSKDGSIPEVANSVIENKQLSEAVLESIIGKHGVSPATKQSLALRIEELLKDVRAAGNEKIEAKKLPAEQKPMALEPVSVGVVGENGK is encoded by the exons ATGGCCTCGACGCCCCCCGTCTCCGGAGTGCAGGTGGAGAGCCTCCTCTTCCCGCCGACGGCTAAGCCTCCGGGCTCCGCCAACACGCTTTTCCTCGGCGGCGCGG GGGCGAGGGGTTTGGAGATCCAGGGCAAGTTCGTGAAGTTCACGGCCATCGGCGTGTACTTGGAAGACAGCGCGGTGCCGTCGCTCGCCGTCAAGTGGAAGGGCAAGAGTGCGGAGGAGTTGACGGAGTCCGTCGACTTCTTCCGGGATATCGTCACAG GTCCCTTCGAGAAGTTCATGCAAGTGACTATGATCTTGCCATTAACTGGTCAACAATACTCGGAAAAGGTGACGGAGAATTGTGTTGCCCACTGGAAAGCTATTGAATCTTACACCGATGCAGAGGCTAAAGCTATTGAGAAGTTTCTTGAGGTCTTCAAGGATGAAAATTTCCCACCCGGCTCCTCGATTCTTTTTACACAGTCACCCCTTGGATCTTTAACG ATAAGCTTCTCCAAGGATGGGTCTATACCAGAAGTAGCAAATTCAGTTATAGAGAACAAGCAACTGTCAGAGGCTGTATTGGAGTCTATCATCGGTAAGCATGGTGTTTCTCCCGCAACAAAACAGAGTTTAGCCTTGAGAATAGAGGAATTGTTGAAGGATGTTAGAGCAGCTGGCAATGAGAAAATAGAGGCAAAGAAGCTCCCTGCTGAACAGAAGCCGATGGCGTTGGAGCCAGTTAGTGTTGGGGTAGTTGGAGAGAACGGAAAATAG